In one Methanobrevibacter arboriphilus genomic region, the following are encoded:
- a CDS encoding alpha/beta fold hydrolase: protein MNDSKNILYFEEEGISNNEIIVFIHSNLLSNWVWINQRDYFKDFHCIYLDLPNHGNSYFANEFSIETSSKIIKELIQEKAYDSRNNNKIKKVNLVGVSLGGQIALYLLSKYPALVDNVIVSGVNLYEDPKKDDFNNVVSMMNIFKMDILDKKPNKFLIKALLAEYGLEKKYYEFIKESNEKISIESFNSITKESLKFKIPKIENSKTKNKNNRKSKYKNNENNKYKNNKSNKKNSKNNNTNNKRDNNGENLLVLFGTKEYPKVKKSASLIKDIFNKAHVFGVYRSLHLWNIIDYEWFNEVVKDFICNKSYNLNNKDYLIEDIYLEIYN from the coding sequence ATGAATGATTCGAAAAATATTCTTTATTTTGAAGAAGAAGGAATTTCAAATAACGAGATAATTGTTTTTATACACTCTAATTTATTAAGTAATTGGGTTTGGATAAATCAAAGAGATTATTTTAAAGATTTTCACTGTATATATTTGGATCTTCCAAACCATGGAAATAGCTATTTCGCGAATGAATTTTCAATAGAAACCTCTTCAAAAATTATAAAAGAATTGATTCAAGAAAAAGCCTATGATTCTAGAAATAATAATAAAATAAAGAAAGTAAATTTAGTAGGGGTTTCTTTAGGTGGTCAGATTGCATTATATTTATTATCTAAATATCCTGCTTTAGTTGATAATGTTATTGTATCTGGAGTTAACTTATATGAAGATCCTAAAAAAGATGATTTCAATAATGTAGTTTCTATGATGAATATATTTAAAATGGATATTTTAGATAAAAAACCTAATAAATTTCTTATTAAAGCACTATTAGCTGAATACGGCTTAGAAAAAAAGTATTATGAATTTATAAAAGAATCAAATGAAAAAATTTCAATTGAGAGTTTTAATTCAATTACTAAAGAGTCATTAAAATTTAAAATACCTAAAATCGAAAATAGTAAAACTAAAAATAAAAACAATAGAAAAAGTAAGTATAAAAATAACGAAAATAACAAGTATAAAAATAATAAAAGTAATAAAAAAAATTCTAAAAATAATAATACTAACAATAAAAGAGATAATAATGGTGAAAATCTTTTAGTTTTGTTTGGAACAAAAGAGTATCCTAAAGTTAAAAAATCTGCAAGCTTAATAAAGGATATTTTTAATAAAGCTCATGTTTTTGGAGTTTATAGATCTCTTCATCTTTGGAATATTATTGATTATGAATGGTTTAATGAAGTTGTTAAAGATTTTATTTGTAATAAATCATATAATTTAAATAATAAGGATTACTTAATTGAAGATATATATTTGGAGATATATAATTGA
- a CDS encoding RimK/LysX family protein has protein sequence MEKEDIKKILTFTIKEKEIIRELNLPEEIFLPLFFSVRFGGDWSVNKNSKKLMSIKEKVTEYDKKTKIGYTLEKIYLFVNPEILSKEGKIYRMEKCGNKNERELVERPYITKVNGEYILEAILNPKDMEISVKHLEGPLNFYGPAAYGSSHEMEHLENNKTQGIPFWDFKYILKH, from the coding sequence TTGGAAAAAGAAGATATAAAAAAGATTTTGACATTTACAATAAAAGAAAAAGAAATAATAAGAGAATTAAATCTTCCAGAAGAAATTTTTTTGCCACTTTTCTTTTCAGTCCGTTTTGGAGGGGACTGGAGTGTTAATAAAAACTCTAAAAAGTTAATGTCTATAAAAGAAAAAGTAACAGAGTATGATAAAAAAACTAAAATAGGATATACATTAGAGAAAATATACTTATTTGTTAATCCCGAAATTTTATCAAAAGAAGGTAAAATATACAGAATGGAAAAATGTGGAAATAAAAATGAAAGAGAGCTAGTTGAAAGACCATATATAACAAAAGTAAATGGAGAATATATTTTAGAAGCCATTTTAAATCCAAAAGATATGGAAATCTCTGTAAAACATTTGGAAGGGCCTTTAAACTTTTATGGACCTGCTGCATATGGATCTTCTCATGAAATGGAACACCTTGAGAATAATAAAACACAAGGAATTCCTTTTTGGGACTTTAAATACATTTTAAAACATTGA
- a CDS encoding FAD-dependent oxidoreductase, whose amino-acid sequence MIFIREKHLPFWLDKEETLEFPTVKDKTKVDVAIVGGGIVGITTGLMLKKQGFKVGIIESKKIASDVTGSTTAKITISSNLVYDEILSDFGLEIALKFRDANILAFDKISEIINEYKIDCDYEKIPLYIYSTNKNNYKDIEKEYKALQKLDIDADLTDDFQMPFNEESFKENNAKNNDSESNIDINKAIKYNNQAIFHPKKYSNALVKLIPGEGSHVFENTKVIDIKEGEINRIITEKGDIFADSIIIATNSPIYDPDSTLSYMSPIKSYMLGVYVKENIPDSMFVDINPFHTYRKTPTKKGDLLIIAGEHHHTGKSKDTNANFKKLIEYTKKKFNVNSIEYFWSNQDNKTIDRLPVIGETSQKGIYISTGFGSWGMVKATLAGIMLTDLISNKKNIYAEVFSPKRFKKQKSIKKKCKSSFNTKDLNTEELKIVKDEILDLNPGEAKIIELPKRSISIYKDLKSNVFALQGNCTHYGCRLSWNSAEKTWDCPQHGSLFDYKGNSIHGPAIKNLKSYKID is encoded by the coding sequence TTGATTTTTATTAGAGAAAAACACTTACCATTTTGGTTAGATAAAGAAGAAACATTAGAATTTCCTACTGTTAAAGATAAAACAAAAGTTGATGTAGCTATTGTTGGAGGAGGAATAGTAGGGATTACAACAGGATTAATGCTTAAAAAACAAGGTTTTAAGGTAGGCATAATAGAATCAAAAAAGATAGCTTCTGATGTAACGGGATCTACAACAGCTAAAATAACAATATCATCAAATTTAGTCTATGATGAGATATTATCTGATTTTGGTTTGGAAATTGCTTTAAAATTCAGAGATGCAAACATATTAGCTTTTGATAAAATATCTGAAATAATTAATGAATATAAAATCGATTGTGATTATGAAAAAATTCCATTATATATCTATTCAACAAATAAGAATAATTATAAAGATATTGAAAAAGAATATAAAGCATTGCAAAAATTAGATATAGATGCAGATTTAACTGATGATTTTCAAATGCCTTTTAATGAAGAATCATTCAAGGAAAATAACGCAAAAAATAATGATAGTGAGAGCAATATTGACATAAATAAAGCTATAAAATATAATAATCAAGCTATATTTCATCCCAAAAAGTATAGTAATGCATTAGTAAAGCTAATACCTGGAGAAGGATCTCATGTATTTGAAAATACTAAAGTAATAGATATTAAAGAAGGTGAAATAAATAGAATAATAACTGAGAAAGGAGATATTTTTGCTGATTCTATTATCATAGCTACAAATTCACCAATATATGACCCAGATTCAACTTTATCATATATGTCCCCAATCAAATCGTATATGTTAGGAGTATATGTAAAAGAAAATATACCTGATTCTATGTTTGTTGATATAAATCCTTTCCATACCTATAGAAAGACTCCAACTAAAAAAGGAGATTTATTAATCATTGCAGGAGAACATCATCATACAGGTAAAAGTAAGGATACTAATGCAAACTTCAAAAAATTAATAGAATATACAAAGAAAAAGTTCAATGTTAATTCCATTGAGTATTTCTGGTCTAATCAAGATAATAAAACTATCGATAGGTTGCCAGTTATTGGAGAGACTTCTCAAAAAGGAATTTATATATCCACTGGGTTTGGTAGTTGGGGAATGGTAAAAGCAACATTAGCAGGAATAATGCTAACAGACTTAATATCAAATAAAAAAAATATTTATGCTGAAGTTTTCTCACCAAAAAGATTTAAAAAACAAAAATCAATAAAGAAAAAATGTAAAAGTAGCTTCAATACAAAAGATTTGAACACAGAAGAATTAAAAATAGTAAAAGATGAAATATTAGATTTAAATCCTGGAGAAGCTAAAATAATTGAACTTCCTAAAAGAAGCATATCTATATATAAAGATTTGAAATCCAATGTTTTTGCACTACAAGGAAACTGTACTCATTATGGATGTAGATTAAGCTGGAATTCAGCAGAAAAAACTTGGGATTGTCCACAACACGGTTCCCTTTTTGATTATAAAGGTAATTCAATTCATGGTCCAGCTATTAAAAACTTAAAATCTTATAAGATTGATTAA
- a CDS encoding UPF0058 family protein — MYKDEMIQMHQFLVYVLKFLETESEIPNSCSEYIALNISPHHIHRTKAEHKHAIFVLSNTISEIILKEDNDSVPTNVSNALSELVKRSKKELKVENAPVPVESK; from the coding sequence ATGTATAAAGATGAAATGATTCAGATGCATCAATTTTTAGTATATGTTTTAAAATTTTTAGAAACAGAAAGTGAGATACCTAATTCATGTAGTGAGTATATTGCTCTTAATATAAGCCCTCATCATATTCATAGGACTAAGGCAGAACATAAGCATGCAATCTTTGTGCTTTCAAATACGATTTCTGAAATTATCTTGAAAGAAGATAATGATTCTGTCCCTACTAATGTTTCTAATGCTTTATCAGAACTTGTTAAACGCTCTAAAAAAGAATTAAAAGTTGAAAATGCACCTGTGCCTGTTGAGTCAAAATAG
- a CDS encoding cyclic 2,3-diphosphoglycerate synthase: protein MKNMEKIVCLVDGEHYLPVTKSAIEILNSLEHVDVVATVFIGGTEKLRTDNPESYAEMMGMPVHFGPDENEIPYDLIVEMIKEYDADVVMDLSDEPVLDYTKRFKIASKVIREGVLYRGPDFEFQPLTEYKIPTKPSIKILGTGKRIGKTAVSAFAARLIDENGYEPCVVAMGRGGPEEPEIVRGDELEITPEFLMEQSNKGVHAASDHWEDALMSRILTIGCRRCGGGMSGDVFMTNMKKGAEIANEVESKFIIFEGSGAAVPPVKTDKHIALIGANQPILNITNFFGPFRISLADLIILTMCEEPMSTPSKIKAIEEFISEINPNAKIISTVFRPKPHGDINGKNVLFATTAPDEVKDVLVSHLEENYGCKVVGTTPHLSNRPLLQKDIEKYIGHADVMLTELKAAAVDVATKDSLEAGLEVVYCDNIPIAIDDAYPDLDESILEIVDGAIEDFNKKQL, encoded by the coding sequence ATGAAAAATATGGAAAAAATAGTTTGTTTAGTTGATGGAGAACATTATTTACCAGTTACTAAATCTGCAATTGAAATATTAAATAGTTTAGAACATGTAGATGTTGTTGCAACAGTTTTTATTGGAGGAACCGAAAAATTAAGAACAGATAATCCTGAAAGCTATGCCGAAATGATGGGAATGCCCGTACATTTTGGTCCAGATGAAAATGAAATTCCCTATGATTTAATAGTTGAAATGATTAAAGAATATGATGCAGATGTTGTAATGGATTTAAGTGATGAACCAGTACTTGATTACACCAAAAGATTTAAAATAGCTTCAAAAGTGATTAGAGAAGGTGTTTTATACAGAGGACCAGATTTTGAATTTCAACCATTAACAGAATATAAAATACCAACAAAACCATCCATTAAAATACTTGGAACTGGTAAAAGAATAGGTAAAACAGCAGTATCTGCGTTTGCAGCAAGACTTATAGATGAAAACGGTTATGAACCATGTGTTGTAGCTATGGGTAGAGGAGGTCCAGAAGAACCTGAAATTGTAAGAGGAGATGAATTAGAAATTACACCAGAATTTTTAATGGAACAATCTAACAAAGGTGTTCATGCAGCTTCTGACCATTGGGAAGATGCACTTATGAGTAGAATTCTTACCATTGGTTGTAGAAGATGTGGAGGTGGAATGTCTGGTGATGTATTCATGACAAACATGAAAAAAGGTGCTGAGATAGCTAATGAAGTTGAATCAAAATTTATTATATTTGAAGGTAGTGGTGCAGCTGTTCCCCCAGTTAAAACAGACAAACACATTGCATTAATAGGAGCAAATCAACCAATTTTAAATATAACCAATTTTTTCGGACCATTCAGAATAAGTTTAGCTGATTTGATTATTCTTACAATGTGTGAAGAACCAATGAGTACACCTTCAAAGATAAAAGCAATAGAAGAGTTTATAAGTGAAATAAATCCAAATGCAAAAATCATATCTACTGTATTCAGACCTAAACCTCATGGTGATATTAATGGTAAAAATGTGTTGTTTGCTACCACAGCTCCAGATGAAGTAAAAGATGTTTTAGTGAGTCATTTAGAAGAAAATTATGGATGTAAAGTTGTTGGAACTACACCACACCTTTCAAACAGGCCACTTCTTCAAAAAGATATCGAAAAATACATAGGTCATGCGGATGTAATGCTTACTGAACTTAAAGCTGCAGCTGTAGATGTTGCTACTAAAGATTCACTTGAAGCAGGTCTTGAAGTTGTTTATTGTGATAACATCCCAATAGCTATTGATGATGCTTATCCAGATCTTGATGAATCCATTCTTGAAATAGTAGATGGAGCTATTGAAGATTTTAATAAAAAACAATTATAA
- a CDS encoding FprA family A-type flavoprotein — MKADAFKIADGVYWVGVLDWDLRDYHGYTLDGTTYNCYLVFGEEKTVLIDNTYPGSSAQLWARIYDAFNKEGKEPKIDVIIQNHIENDHSGCLAEFVRKFPDLDLYCSPKAVNGLISHVPSLENFDMNVVKTGDTLDIGGKTFTFLEAPMLHWPDSMFTFLAQDGILFSNDAFGQHICASERYDTDISEDFLISHAQKFYANLVTPSSPLVLRKLDEVVELGLLEKIKTIAPSHGQILTEPMKLINKYKEWASGECKDKVTFLYDTMHHSTQKMAHAMMEGLISEGIQVKSYFLHTDGRSDVVTDVLDSKAIFVGSPTIMNNPYPSLGDLMYYFNALSFKKTGYQKKAVVFGSKGWGGGANRKLTADLQGAGFEIVEQYDLTYIPTEEELLKCYEIGKEIGKQLKSE; from the coding sequence ATGAAAGCAGATGCATTTAAAATAGCGGATGGAGTATATTGGGTTGGTGTTCTTGATTGGGATTTAAGAGATTACCATGGATATACTTTAGATGGTACAACATACAATTGTTACTTAGTATTTGGTGAAGAAAAAACAGTATTAATTGATAATACGTATCCAGGATCTTCTGCACAGCTTTGGGCAAGAATATATGATGCTTTTAATAAAGAAGGTAAAGAGCCAAAAATCGATGTAATTATTCAAAATCATATTGAAAATGATCATAGTGGATGTTTAGCTGAATTTGTTAGGAAATTCCCAGATTTAGATCTTTATTGTTCTCCTAAGGCTGTTAATGGTCTTATAAGTCATGTACCTTCACTCGAAAACTTTGATATGAATGTAGTTAAAACTGGAGATACTCTTGATATTGGTGGTAAAACTTTTACTTTTCTTGAAGCACCTATGTTACATTGGCCAGATAGTATGTTCACATTTTTAGCACAAGATGGAATATTATTTTCAAATGATGCATTTGGCCAACATATTTGTGCAAGTGAAAGATATGATACTGATATTTCAGAAGATTTCTTAATAAGTCATGCACAAAAGTTTTATGCTAATTTAGTAACTCCCTCTTCTCCCCTTGTTTTAAGAAAGCTTGATGAAGTTGTTGAATTAGGTCTTCTTGAGAAAATAAAAACTATTGCTCCATCTCATGGACAAATTTTAACAGAACCTATGAAATTAATTAATAAGTATAAAGAATGGGCTTCTGGAGAATGTAAAGATAAAGTAACTTTTTTATATGATACAATGCACCATTCCACACAAAAAATGGCTCATGCTATGATGGAAGGTCTTATTAGTGAAGGAATCCAAGTTAAGTCTTATTTTTTACATACAGATGGTAGGAGTGATGTTGTAACAGATGTTCTTGATAGTAAAGCTATTTTTGTTGGTAGTCCTACTATAATGAATAACCCTTATCCTAGCTTAGGGGACTTGATGTATTACTTCAATGCTCTTTCTTTTAAAAAGACTGGTTATCAGAAAAAAGCAGTTGTATTTGGTTCTAAAGGTTGGGGTGGAGGAGCTAACAGAAAACTAACAGCTGACCTTCAAGGAGCAGGTTTTGAAATAGTAGAACAATATGATTTAACATATATTCCTACTGAAGAAGAATTACTTAAATGTTATGAAATTGGAAAAGAAATAGGTAAACAGTTGAAATCTGAATAG
- a CDS encoding NAD(P)-binding domain-containing protein has translation MKKYGFIGYGNMGKMIVENILNLKIFYPNEMIISNRTLSKLNKLKKDYPDITITDDNTYLAKNCDKIFIFVETPEFKDLIFQISPFLTDDSHIVHVCAGLSFENINSFYKGSVSQVIPSIVSTFNNYHNESININNNEDVDNIHNIDNNSDIGSNDTFNCFKNACNNKLGISLILHSNNTSNTDKCLIEEIFNEFSYIQIIDDFELSNDENNDRAVEIATILTSCAPAFISLIIDNLVSIANLKSKNKINVDEAKYIVVKTFLSTFIQIDTDNLCTSDIIDKTSTKKGITEIGLNYLDKNSNELINDLFDLLLERYDEVKSELNKNYS, from the coding sequence ATGAAAAAGTATGGCTTTATTGGATATGGAAATATGGGGAAAATGATAGTTGAAAATATTCTTAATTTGAAGATATTCTATCCTAATGAAATGATTATTTCAAATAGAACTTTATCAAAGCTCAATAAACTTAAAAAAGATTATCCCGATATTACTATCACTGATGATAATACATATTTAGCTAAAAATTGTGATAAAATCTTTATTTTTGTTGAAACTCCTGAATTTAAAGATCTGATATTTCAGATTTCTCCTTTTCTCACTGATGATTCTCATATTGTTCATGTATGTGCAGGATTAAGTTTTGAAAATATAAATAGTTTCTATAAGGGTTCTGTTAGCCAAGTTATTCCTTCTATTGTTTCTACTTTTAATAATTATCATAATGAATCTATTAATATTAATAATAATGAAGATGTAGATAATATTCATAATATTGATAATAATAGTGATATTGGTAGTAATGATACTTTTAATTGTTTTAAAAATGCATGTAACAATAAATTGGGGATTTCTCTAATTTTACATAGTAATAACACTTCAAACACTGATAAGTGTTTAATCGAAGAAATATTCAATGAATTTAGTTACATACAAATAATTGATGATTTTGAACTAAGTAATGATGAAAATAATGATAGGGCTGTTGAAATAGCTACTATTTTAACAAGCTGTGCTCCAGCTTTTATTTCACTTATCATCGATAATTTAGTTAGTATAGCTAATTTAAAATCTAAAAACAAGATTAATGTTGATGAAGCTAAGTATATAGTAGTTAAAACTTTTTTAAGTACTTTTATTCAGATTGATACTGATAATTTGTGTACTTCTGATATAATTGATAAAACTTCTACAAAAAAAGGAATTACTGAAATTGGTCTTAATTATTTAGATAAAAACAGTAATGAATTAATTAATGATCTTTTTGATTTACTTCTTGAGAGATATGATGAAGTTAAGAGTGAATTAAATAAAAATTATTCTTAA
- a CDS encoding DUF11 domain-containing protein: MLSIVVIFLSVAAVSASSDNTDINSYDVGSNEIGISSSDVNNNLNSELDVATSDYSANDIPSGPPGPPDKNDLNVTKKVNNNTPLNGKNVVYNITVKNKNNDRIYNVKLTDTWNNPKLIFVSANTGGVGSFNNVTGVWTIGTLNGYQSVSLILTFKVNGTGNITNNATASAPGQKDSKDSCKIEVKPSADLSVNKTVNNTKPYNGQNVLYTIIVKNNGPDKAVNAKLSDLLNSKLIFVSANTLVGSFNSATGLWTIGDLANGAEAILYLTFKVNGTGDIVNKVNVSSNTFDPCLDNNNDSKTICANASADLSVKKSVNNTKPYNGQNVLYTIIVKNNGPDKAVNAKLSDLLNSKLIFVSANTLVGSFNSNTGLWTIGDLANGAEAILYLTFKVNGTGDIVNKVNVSSNTFDPNLTNNNDTKTINSKPNSNLSFNKSANVSYTFVGDLIKYTITIKNIGDVTAYDIYVIDKLPKNLRFISANPSVGYYDNGKWIVGDLEPNDTAKLIIIAEALEEGLTVNTAELIFDGGSKTLNASFDVVVERNNHTNDTNTTNHSVTNNTVAYGDLVPMKKTAIPISVLFVILALCSIFGIIRPKIKK; encoded by the coding sequence TTGTTAAGTATTGTCGTTATTTTTTTATCAGTTGCAGCTGTTAGTGCATCTTCAGACAATACTGACATAAATAGTTATGATGTGGGGTCTAATGAAATAGGAATATCTTCTTCTGATGTAAATAATAATTTAAATTCGGAACTTGATGTTGCTACAAGTGATTATTCTGCTAATGACATTCCAAGTGGTCCTCCAGGCCCCCCAGATAAAAATGACTTAAATGTTACAAAAAAGGTGAATAATAATACTCCATTAAATGGAAAAAACGTTGTTTATAATATAACTGTCAAAAATAAAAATAATGATAGAATATATAATGTTAAATTAACCGATACATGGAATAACCCTAAGCTAATATTTGTTTCTGCAAATACTGGTGGTGTTGGAAGCTTTAATAATGTTACTGGTGTATGGACTATTGGTACTTTAAATGGATATCAGTCTGTAAGTCTAATTTTAACTTTTAAAGTTAATGGTACTGGAAACATTACTAATAATGCTACTGCTTCTGCCCCTGGACAAAAAGATTCAAAAGATAGCTGTAAAATAGAGGTAAAGCCTAGTGCTGATTTGTCTGTTAATAAGACTGTGAACAATACTAAGCCTTATAATGGTCAGAATGTTCTTTATACTATAATTGTTAAGAATAATGGTCCGGATAAAGCTGTTAATGCTAAGTTGTCTGATTTGTTGAATTCTAAGTTGATCTTTGTTTCAGCAAACACACTTGTTGGAAGTTTTAATAGTGCTACTGGTTTATGGACTATTGGTGATTTAGCTAATGGTGCTGAAGCTATATTGTATTTGACTTTCAAGGTTAATGGTACTGGTGACATTGTTAATAAGGTTAATGTGTCTTCTAATACATTTGATCCTTGTTTAGATAATAACAATGATAGTAAGACTATATGTGCTAATGCTAGTGCTGATTTGTCTGTTAAAAAGTCTGTGAACAATACTAAGCCTTATAATGGTCAGAATGTTCTTTATACTATAATTGTTAAGAATAATGGTCCGGATAAAGCTGTTAATGCTAAGTTGTCTGATTTGTTGAATTCTAAGTTGATCTTTGTTTCAGCAAACACACTTGTTGGAAGTTTTAATAGTAATACTGGTTTATGGACTATTGGTGATTTAGCTAATGGTGCTGAAGCTATATTGTATTTGACTTTCAAGGTTAATGGTACTGGCGACATTGTTAATAAGGTTAATGTGTCTTCTAATACATTTGATCCTAATTTAACAAATAACAATGATACTAAAACAATTAATTCAAAGCCTAACAGTAATTTATCATTTAATAAATCAGCAAATGTATCCTATACATTTGTAGGTGATTTAATTAAATATACAATCACTATTAAGAATATTGGTGATGTAACTGCATACGATATTTATGTGATAGACAAATTACCTAAAAACCTTAGATTTATCAGTGCTAATCCATCTGTTGGTTATTATGATAATGGTAAATGGATTGTTGGGGACTTAGAACCTAATGATACTGCAAAACTTATCATTATAGCTGAAGCCTTAGAAGAAGGATTAACTGTTAACACTGCTGAATTAATATTTGATGGAGGATCTAAAACATTAAATGCTAGTTTTGATGTGGTTGTTGAAAGAAATAATCATACTAATGATACTAATACAACTAATCACTCTGTAACTAATAATACTGTAGCTTATGGTGATCTTGTTCCAATGAAGAAGACTGCGATACCTATTTCTGTATTATTTGTAATACTTGCGTTATGTAGTATTTTTGGAATTATTAGACCAAAGATTAAAAAATAG
- a CDS encoding MIP/aquaporin family protein, producing the protein MEYSLSRKMIAELVGTFLLVFFGTGSAIGAAWIVHTYVPTGSIGALGGFAEWLAVSWGFGITAMAVIYTFGKISGGHINPAVTIGLLVTKSIPGKNASGYILAQFIGAIIASLCLLGIFGVDIGAGIGALGANAPATGISFSQAMLAEIVGTFLLVLVVMGVAVDKKADPGVYGLSIGMAIGISLTFLGHITGGCINPARGFSPYLVNFLVGNPAGLIWTNYLILLIGPIVGGIIAALLYKFLANPNSKEIST; encoded by the coding sequence ATGGAATATAGTTTAAGTAGAAAAATGATAGCAGAACTTGTTGGAACATTTTTATTAGTATTTTTTGGTACTGGTTCTGCAATAGGCGCAGCATGGATTGTACATACTTATGTTCCAACAGGATCTATTGGAGCGCTTGGAGGTTTTGCAGAATGGCTAGCTGTTAGTTGGGGATTTGGTATCACAGCTATGGCAGTTATCTATACATTTGGAAAAATTTCTGGAGGGCATATAAATCCCGCTGTAACAATTGGATTGTTAGTTACTAAAAGCATTCCTGGTAAAAATGCATCTGGATATATTCTAGCTCAATTTATTGGAGCAATCATTGCTAGTTTATGTCTTCTTGGAATATTTGGTGTTGATATTGGAGCAGGAATTGGAGCTCTTGGTGCAAATGCTCCTGCAACAGGAATAAGTTTTTCACAAGCTATGTTGGCTGAGATAGTCGGTACTTTCTTATTAGTCCTAGTTGTAATGGGAGTAGCTGTTGATAAAAAAGCAGACCCAGGAGTTTATGGATTATCCATTGGTATGGCTATTGGTATTTCTTTAACATTTTTAGGCCATATTACTGGAGGATGTATTAACCCCGCCCGTGGTTTTTCACCATATCTTGTAAACTTTTTAGTTGGAAATCCTGCAGGTTTAATTTGGACTAATTATTTAATATTATTGATTGGACCTATTGTTGGTGGAATTATAGCTGCTTTATTATATAAATTCCTTGCAAACCCCAACTCAAAAGAAATATCTACATAA
- a CDS encoding GyrI-like domain-containing protein: MPLVSRIEIVKKSKQPVISIKTKTKMENLPIVIGETYGKIEEYLREIGEYPEDIPFVRYFNMDMENLKVEIGFPVYKELPEKDDIEFSYIEEMKAVYGLYQGPYQEMGETYDEIMIWIEDNGMKPTGIFLESYYNSPEDVSEDKLLTRILMPLD; this comes from the coding sequence ATGCCACTTGTATCAAGAATAGAGATTGTAAAAAAATCTAAACAACCAGTAATCTCTATTAAAACCAAAACAAAAATGGAAAATCTGCCTATAGTAATAGGGGAGACCTATGGAAAAATAGAAGAATATCTGAGAGAAATTGGAGAATATCCTGAAGATATTCCTTTTGTAAGGTATTTTAATATGGACATGGAGAATTTAAAAGTAGAAATAGGTTTTCCTGTTTACAAAGAGTTACCTGAAAAAGATGATATAGAATTCAGCTATATAGAAGAGATGAAAGCTGTGTATGGCCTCTATCAAGGACCTTATCAAGAGATGGGAGAAACATACGATGAAATTATGATTTGGATTGAAGATAATGGGATGAAACCTACTGGAATATTTCTAGAAAGCTATTACAATAGTCCAGAGGATGTTTCAGAAGATAAGTTATTAACTAGAATTTTAATGCCCTTAGATTAA